In the Pyrolobus fumarii 1A genome, one interval contains:
- a CDS encoding 30S ribosomal protein S15, giving the protein MNKRRRKGRSHSTRPASLTAPRWVEYDPEEIEEIIVDLARKGYGPSMIGIILRDQFGIPLVKPILGKTIEQVLEERGIKLRVPEDLFRLLQKAVNLRRHLEEHPKDTHAKKGLMDLESKIHRLVKYYKRVGKLPPDWRYDPEQAKLIVSMGLYIFPEEEKKGS; this is encoded by the coding sequence ATGAACAAGAGGAGGAGGAAGGGTAGGAGTCACTCCACGAGGCCGGCTTCGCTAACGGCACCCAGGTGGGTCGAGTACGACCCAGAGGAGATAGAGGAGATCATCGTAGACCTAGCCAGGAAGGGATATGGCCCCAGCATGATAGGCATAATACTGCGTGACCAGTTTGGCATTCCACTAGTGAAACCAATACTAGGCAAGACTATCGAGCAGGTGCTAGAAGAGAGGGGGATCAAGCTACGCGTGCCGGAGGACCTGTTCCGTCTACTACAGAAGGCGGTAAACCTACGTAGGCACCTAGAGGAGCACCCGAAGGATACGCACGCCAAGAAGGGTCTAATGGACTTAGAGTCCAAGATACACAGGCTCGTCAAGTACTACAAGAGGGTTGGTAAGCTACCGCCAGACTGGAGATACGACCCAGAGCAGGCCAAACTGATAGTCTCCATGGGCCTCTACATATTCCCTGAGGAGGAGAAGAAGGGCAGCTAA
- the metG gene encoding methionine--tRNA ligase: MLRGAAKVGRWVVTSAWPYVNSVPHLGNLVGSVLSADVFARYLRLRGEDVVFVSGSDEHGTPIEIEAIKKGVQPRELTDQAHEYVSRLFREWRISFDNYTRTESETHKKFVREFFMKVYQNGYVFEQDEILPYCPRDKMFLPDRFVVGKCPYCGYEYARGDQCENCGRLLHPTMLKEPKCAICGSKPEFRKTRHWFFDLPKLRDKVLKWLEESSLPDNVKNYSLNWVREGLKPRSITRDNKWGIPAPFPGAEGKTIYVWFEALLGYISATIEYFEKKGEPERWKEYWFNQETKTVYFVGKDNIPFHAIILPALLMASGEPYVLPYYISATEYLMYEGQQFSKSRRWGIWIDEALEILPVDYWRFALIRMRPEAKDTNFSWEEFTRIINKELNDDIGNYVHRVLRFIEARFDSTIPEPGELNEIDKNFLETVREAPQRVAEEMDRFRLKLALERVLELARAGNQYLNAKAPWDAIKTNPRDAATTMYLAANSIATLAILLAPFTPDAAERLWKMLNLPGSVHEKGRWKEAGTEILKPGHRIGKVEPLFKKLPQDFPRRVTEMLQEVRKRVTEKRPPLLRA; this comes from the coding sequence ATGCTGCGGGGTGCCGCCAAAGTGGGCAGATGGGTCGTCACCTCAGCATGGCCATACGTCAATAGCGTGCCACACTTGGGCAACCTAGTCGGCTCGGTGTTGTCTGCTGACGTGTTTGCGCGTTATCTACGGCTTCGGGGGGAGGACGTAGTATTTGTCAGCGGTAGTGACGAGCACGGGACTCCAATAGAGATAGAGGCTATCAAGAAGGGTGTGCAGCCACGCGAGCTTACTGACCAGGCTCACGAGTATGTGTCAAGGCTGTTCCGAGAATGGAGAATAAGTTTCGACAACTATACGCGGACTGAGAGCGAGACCCACAAGAAGTTTGTCCGAGAGTTCTTCATGAAAGTGTATCAAAACGGATACGTGTTCGAGCAGGATGAGATACTTCCATACTGCCCCCGCGATAAGATGTTTCTGCCCGACCGGTTCGTAGTAGGCAAGTGCCCATATTGTGGCTACGAGTATGCACGGGGCGACCAGTGCGAGAATTGCGGCCGCCTGCTACACCCAACAATGCTAAAGGAGCCGAAATGCGCTATTTGCGGGTCTAAGCCCGAGTTCCGAAAGACACGACACTGGTTCTTCGACCTACCTAAGTTGCGCGACAAGGTGCTCAAGTGGCTAGAGGAGAGTAGCCTGCCCGACAATGTCAAGAACTATAGTCTCAACTGGGTACGAGAGGGGCTAAAACCCAGGAGTATAACGAGGGACAACAAGTGGGGTATACCCGCACCCTTCCCCGGCGCCGAGGGCAAGACTATCTACGTGTGGTTTGAGGCGCTCCTCGGCTATATCTCTGCAACTATCGAGTACTTCGAGAAAAAGGGTGAGCCCGAGAGGTGGAAGGAGTACTGGTTCAACCAGGAGACAAAGACGGTGTACTTTGTTGGAAAGGATAACATACCATTCCACGCTATAATACTCCCAGCGTTGCTAATGGCGAGTGGAGAGCCCTACGTGCTACCATACTACATCTCTGCGACCGAGTACCTCATGTATGAAGGTCAGCAGTTCTCCAAGAGCCGCCGCTGGGGCATCTGGATAGACGAGGCACTCGAGATACTACCTGTCGATTATTGGAGGTTCGCGTTGATAAGGATGCGGCCAGAGGCTAAGGACACTAACTTCTCATGGGAGGAGTTCACGCGAATAATCAACAAGGAGCTTAACGATGATATAGGGAACTACGTGCACCGTGTATTGCGTTTCATTGAGGCTAGGTTTGACTCCACTATACCCGAGCCCGGAGAGCTAAACGAGATCGACAAGAACTTCCTCGAAACTGTTAGGGAGGCTCCACAGAGGGTTGCTGAGGAAATGGATAGATTTAGACTGAAGCTTGCCCTGGAGAGAGTGTTAGAGCTTGCAAGAGCTGGCAACCAGTATCTTAACGCTAAGGCCCCGTGGGACGCGATAAAGACCAATCCTCGAGACGCTGCTACAACAATGTACCTGGCTGCAAATAGCATAGCGACCCTTGCCATACTATTGGCGCCTTTCACGCCAGATGCTGCCGAGAGACTATGGAAGATGCTAAACTTGCCTGGTAGTGTCCACGAGAAAGGCAGGTGGAAGGAGGCAGGCACAGAGATACTCAAACCTGGTCATCGCATAGGCAAGGTGGAGCCGCTGTTCAAGAAACTACCGCAGGACTTCCCAAGACGAGTGACCGAGATGCTGCAAGAGGTTAGGAAGAGAGTCACGGAGAAACGCCCACCGCTACTAAGGGCATAG
- a CDS encoding Sjogren's syndrome/scleroderma autoantigen 1 family protein, with protein MSERHTHPSRDPRVIRKMADLLRSGAAMLAEHCPRCGLPLFRLKSGEIICPVHGRVYVVKTEAEVTRATVEGVLEQLERLLVEKIGSSLEALRQAEFTDDEKPRALIMWLEALERVERILQSIRGQLRRGEGKEEDKREKRG; from the coding sequence ATGAGCGAGAGGCACACTCATCCATCTAGAGATCCTCGAGTTATACGAAAGATGGCTGATCTACTTAGAAGCGGTGCAGCGATGCTAGCAGAGCATTGTCCCAGATGCGGATTGCCTCTATTCCGCCTCAAGAGCGGCGAGATAATATGCCCGGTGCACGGGAGAGTGTATGTAGTGAAGACTGAGGCCGAGGTTACTAGAGCGACAGTTGAAGGAGTGCTTGAGCAGCTAGAAAGGCTGCTTGTAGAAAAGATAGGGTCTAGCCTTGAAGCGTTAAGGCAAGCAGAGTTCACAGACGATGAGAAACCACGGGCGCTTATAATGTGGTTGGAAGCGCTTGAACGCGTTGAGAGGATACTGCAGAGCATAAGGGGACAGCTAAGGCGGGGTGAAGGCAAGGAGGAGGATAAGAGGGAGAAAAGAGGGTAA
- a CDS encoding YkgJ family cysteine cluster protein has product MPCRLYGCEKCCYETRMPLTRSDMERLENLGYSRDYFAICDDAECRLRNIEGHCVFLEPGEGCRIYPQRPLGCRIYPVICVEGEGLAVDAYCPIAHLALHLLEARQDLVKRIALVITREYGVPCPARIVGIVHTG; this is encoded by the coding sequence ATGCCCTGTAGGCTGTATGGGTGTGAAAAGTGTTGTTATGAGACGCGAATGCCGCTTACAAGAAGCGATATGGAAAGGCTAGAAAATCTAGGATATAGTCGTGACTACTTTGCCATCTGTGACGATGCTGAATGCCGGCTGCGTAACATTGAGGGGCATTGTGTCTTCCTTGAGCCTGGTGAGGGGTGTCGCATCTATCCTCAGAGGCCCCTAGGTTGCAGAATATACCCAGTCATATGCGTTGAAGGTGAGGGTCTCGCGGTGGACGCTTACTGTCCCATAGCTCATCTGGCTCTGCACCTTTTAGAAGCAAGGCAGGATCTCGTCAAGAGAATAGCCCTGGTAATAACTAGGGAGTATGGTGTCCCCTGTCCAGCGCGCATAGTAGGAATAGTTCATACAGGGTGA
- a CDS encoding carbohydrate kinase family protein yields the protein MRIKHLSIGNINIDIYLYVERLPGPDEELPVMEASIGPGGAASNYAVGVARAGHESYLLAHTTRDAEALGILGRLREAGVKLDYVIVHEEGTPGIVVVVVAKGGETVMFKVRGVNALLRGDEISGEFDVVHIASVEPTVVERVTRQVSTRIISYDPGGAVAISNPSEVAKLAGRVTILSLNAREFLHVFGLGVASVSERLDKNWMLIRLGARGSLLVSNGRALHTRVCKLGEPVDTTGAGDAFNAYFNAWIAEGNEVEEALEVASIAAGLKVLKRGAQSIPSREEVEEVWRKGICKGIVRRVTLEEAEQLVRETVGSS from the coding sequence ATGAGAATCAAGCATCTCTCCATAGGCAACATAAACATAGACATCTACCTCTATGTCGAAAGGCTGCCAGGTCCGGATGAGGAACTGCCGGTTATGGAAGCTAGTATCGGTCCAGGGGGCGCGGCATCCAACTATGCTGTTGGTGTCGCGCGAGCAGGTCATGAATCGTATCTGCTTGCTCATACAACTCGTGATGCCGAGGCCCTAGGTATACTTGGGAGACTACGAGAGGCGGGCGTCAAGCTAGACTACGTAATCGTGCATGAAGAGGGCACGCCTGGAATAGTGGTTGTTGTTGTAGCCAAAGGCGGAGAAACCGTGATGTTCAAGGTACGCGGCGTCAATGCGTTACTACGAGGCGATGAGATAAGTGGCGAGTTCGACGTGGTTCACATTGCCAGCGTTGAACCTACGGTTGTCGAGAGAGTAACAAGACAAGTATCCACACGTATAATCAGCTACGATCCAGGCGGTGCAGTAGCGATTAGCAATCCGAGCGAAGTCGCCAAACTAGCAGGCAGAGTGACGATACTATCATTAAATGCTAGAGAGTTTCTACACGTCTTCGGTCTCGGCGTGGCAAGCGTCTCAGAGAGGCTAGATAAGAACTGGATGTTGATCCGGCTCGGTGCCAGAGGATCGCTTCTAGTGAGTAATGGTAGAGCCCTACACACCCGAGTCTGTAAGCTCGGCGAACCTGTAGACACCACGGGTGCAGGCGACGCGTTCAACGCATACTTCAACGCGTGGATTGCTGAGGGTAATGAGGTTGAAGAGGCGTTGGAAGTGGCTAGTATAGCGGCTGGTTTGAAAGTGTTGAAGCGGGGTGCACAGAGTATACCTAGTCGCGAGGAGGTTGAGGAAGTATGGCGCAAAGGGATATGCAAAGGGATAGTGAGGCGCGTGACGCTAGAAGAGGCGGAACAGCTGGTGAGAGAGACAGTTGGGAGCAGCTAG
- the tpiA gene encoding triose-phosphate isomerase, producing the protein MRDVYILAVNFKVYPSAFGRRALEVVKAAERVAREFEGTVSVIIAPPHTEIARISSSVERVIVYAQHVDPVEPGAHTGSVPVEAVKEAGARGSLVNHSERKLRLDEIERVVERLKVVGLEQLVCADTPRAAAAIAVFEPTYVAVEPPELIGTGIAVSRAKPEVVTKAVESVTRVSPNVPVLVGAGIVSREDARRSVELGARGVLVASAVMKAADPYAKMRELAEGLAPRR; encoded by the coding sequence GTGAGAGACGTGTACATCTTAGCTGTCAACTTTAAGGTCTACCCGAGCGCCTTTGGTAGAAGGGCACTAGAAGTTGTCAAGGCGGCTGAACGTGTAGCTCGCGAATTCGAAGGCACGGTTAGCGTGATAATCGCTCCTCCACATACAGAGATTGCAAGAATATCGAGTAGCGTTGAGCGCGTGATTGTGTATGCGCAGCATGTTGATCCTGTGGAGCCGGGTGCTCATACGGGTAGTGTTCCCGTCGAAGCGGTCAAGGAGGCTGGTGCTAGAGGCTCTCTCGTTAACCACAGCGAGAGGAAGCTTAGACTTGACGAGATAGAGCGTGTTGTTGAGAGGTTAAAGGTGGTTGGCCTAGAGCAGCTTGTATGTGCTGATACGCCGCGTGCGGCTGCAGCTATAGCGGTCTTTGAGCCTACGTATGTAGCTGTTGAGCCGCCAGAACTGATAGGTACCGGTATTGCGGTGTCAAGAGCTAAACCGGAGGTTGTGACTAAGGCCGTTGAGAGCGTGACACGGGTCTCGCCGAACGTCCCTGTCCTCGTAGGCGCCGGTATAGTGTCCCGCGAGGATGCGAGGCGCTCAGTAGAACTTGGTGCGCGGGGCGTGCTCGTCGCGTCGGCTGTGATGAAGGCAGCCGACCCTTATGCTAAGATGCGCGAGCTTGCCGAGGGTCTAGCACCACGCAGATGA
- the pstS gene encoding phosphate ABC transporter substrate-binding protein PstS translates to MNRQLIAAIIAIVIVAGVAAVLLSSGGGKEVPSSPITGTSSPATATPSVSVQGVKLYGSGATFPAAQYDVWFSEFQKETGIVVEYRAVGSGKGVQDFMEGLVDFAGSDPPLSRGIWQKAVEKYGGVLQAPTVAGIIVVVYNLPGFNGRLNLTGDVLARIYMGEIKYWDDPAIKALNPGAELPHEPITPVYRSDSSGTTQYFTYYLAKSCPRWAEKYGYGKVWKVQGVGIGARGNQGVASTVKNTPYSIGYVEYAYALQYGLQVAALAPPGRDDIFLTPSAEAVEKTLSKLADELPAPDQDWSKTFGLVIEAASETGGYPLVAYTHIIVRKHYDDPAKCQAIKMLLEWLYNANVEKKDIVEGYAPLPEPMAKKLLEAASMVCSG, encoded by the coding sequence GTGAACCGCCAACTTATAGCAGCCATAATCGCTATTGTCATTGTGGCCGGCGTCGCTGCCGTCCTACTATCCTCTGGTGGCGGCAAGGAGGTACCATCTTCGCCAATAACAGGTACTAGTTCGCCAGCCACTGCCACGCCTAGTGTGAGCGTGCAAGGCGTTAAGCTATACGGCAGTGGTGCTACATTCCCCGCAGCACAGTATGACGTGTGGTTCTCGGAGTTCCAGAAAGAGACTGGTATAGTGGTTGAGTATCGTGCCGTAGGTAGCGGTAAGGGAGTACAGGACTTTATGGAGGGGCTTGTTGACTTCGCCGGTAGCGATCCTCCACTATCTCGTGGTATTTGGCAGAAGGCTGTAGAGAAGTATGGTGGTGTACTCCAAGCGCCGACCGTAGCGGGCATTATAGTAGTTGTTTACAACTTGCCAGGTTTTAACGGGAGGCTTAACCTCACTGGTGACGTGCTGGCAAGGATATACATGGGCGAGATAAAATACTGGGATGATCCGGCAATAAAGGCGCTAAACCCTGGAGCTGAGCTTCCACACGAGCCAATAACGCCGGTTTATCGTAGTGACTCGAGCGGAACAACCCAGTACTTCACCTACTATCTCGCCAAGTCGTGTCCACGCTGGGCAGAGAAGTATGGATATGGCAAGGTGTGGAAGGTACAAGGTGTAGGTATCGGAGCTAGAGGTAACCAGGGTGTAGCATCCACTGTTAAGAACACACCATACTCCATAGGCTATGTCGAGTATGCATATGCGCTACAGTATGGTCTTCAGGTGGCGGCATTAGCGCCACCGGGCAGGGACGACATCTTCCTAACTCCAAGTGCCGAGGCAGTCGAGAAGACGCTGTCCAAGCTCGCCGATGAGCTGCCAGCCCCGGACCAGGACTGGTCTAAAACCTTTGGACTAGTTATAGAGGCTGCGAGTGAAACTGGAGGATACCCGCTAGTAGCCTACACGCACATCATAGTACGCAAACACTATGACGACCCCGCCAAGTGCCAAGCTATCAAGATGCTGCTAGAGTGGCTCTACAATGCTAATGTAGAGAAGAAGGATATTGTTGAAGGTTATGCACCGCTGCCAGAGCCTATGGCTAAGAAGCTGCTAGAGGCGGCTAGCATGGTGTGCTCCGGGTAA
- a CDS encoding DNA double-strand break repair nuclease NurA — protein sequence MAEIPGYTPHLVGEDIEEVDFGATQPVIVELLRSVPRHAERLAERVVELRKLLDSCGPLRSKLVEGIARISSESYVPKAGVAIDSTFPPEGGIDMVVGSLIGVVAGYLAYQGNVVEPRVGVYARLSIVEKQDEAPKVAAELSKMLERLVVLKKLLPKLPEDSVILIDGEVVPYTLLFTRISRPLKAKLDDVVSSMLREAESKRIMIVGVVKRSYTFLFSVYSRMCGVERLPLNDKTLASIVLQPGEYITLGSFDELLPDYARIAARRAPEKAAKIVAERLSQRPEYSRIIVAFYKPSGVPRSWQAVKVEVYAPWLARREAVEKAVSHLNTLTSSTTGLPYPIDMIDEYVRLEARALEVVRHQLMKHLAAKLVENGLPEDRAVLLTLHTNPEKRYLYQPRRR from the coding sequence TTGGCCGAGATACCCGGCTACACACCTCATCTCGTTGGCGAGGATATCGAAGAGGTTGATTTTGGGGCGACGCAACCGGTTATAGTTGAGCTGCTTAGAAGCGTGCCTAGGCACGCTGAGCGTCTTGCAGAGAGAGTTGTTGAGTTGCGTAAACTTCTAGATTCATGTGGGCCGCTACGGTCAAAGCTAGTAGAGGGCATTGCTAGAATATCAAGCGAGTCGTATGTGCCTAAGGCGGGTGTGGCAATAGACTCAACTTTCCCTCCTGAAGGAGGCATTGACATGGTTGTTGGAAGCCTGATAGGTGTTGTTGCTGGCTACCTTGCATACCAAGGTAACGTCGTAGAACCTAGGGTAGGCGTGTACGCGAGGCTAAGCATCGTCGAGAAGCAGGATGAGGCGCCAAAAGTGGCAGCCGAGCTATCCAAGATGCTCGAGAGGCTTGTTGTTCTCAAGAAGCTTTTACCTAAGCTACCCGAGGATTCAGTCATACTCATTGACGGCGAGGTTGTACCCTACACACTCCTTTTCACGAGAATATCTAGGCCGCTAAAGGCCAAGCTTGACGATGTAGTGTCTAGCATGTTGCGTGAAGCCGAGAGTAAGCGTATAATGATAGTCGGTGTTGTTAAGAGGAGCTACACGTTCCTATTCAGTGTATACTCTAGAATGTGTGGAGTAGAGAGGCTCCCGTTGAACGATAAAACGCTGGCTAGTATAGTGCTGCAGCCCGGCGAGTATATAACACTAGGCAGTTTCGATGAGCTGCTCCCTGATTATGCTCGAATAGCGGCTAGGAGGGCACCCGAGAAGGCCGCTAAAATTGTCGCAGAGAGGTTGTCACAGCGCCCGGAGTACAGTAGGATAATAGTCGCATTCTACAAGCCAAGTGGAGTGCCACGATCCTGGCAAGCTGTGAAGGTAGAAGTTTATGCACCCTGGCTGGCAAGACGCGAGGCCGTCGAGAAGGCCGTGAGTCACCTCAATACCCTCACCTCTAGCACAACGGGGCTCCCATACCCTATAGACATGATAGACGAATATGTGAGGCTTGAAGCGAGAGCGCTTGAAGTAGTGCGCCACCAGCTGATGAAGCACCTTGCAGCTAAGCTCGTGGAAAACGGGTTGCCGGAGGATCGAGCTGTACTCTTAACGCTCCACACGAACCCGGAGAAACGCTACCTATACCAGCCCAGGAGGCGCTAG
- a CDS encoding YbhB/YbcL family Raf kinase inhibitor-like protein, with protein sequence MHRRPSILLVLAAALIATSLTLAYVWGPITGRYEASELPEPLRSMLKDKSRAIHVVVEGLEPGGVVPVEYTCDARHYTEPRISWSPYEPAKAYMVIVVDPDAPSGLFIHLLVYDGSATRWPAPGYKVGINSANEPAWYPVCPPKGHGTHHYYFIVIALSEPLGLPTGADFNKVLAAANDKILAYGYVVGVYERR encoded by the coding sequence ATGCACCGACGCCCATCCATACTGCTTGTTCTGGCAGCCGCCCTTATCGCAACATCACTAACACTAGCTTATGTATGGGGGCCCATAACGGGACGCTATGAGGCCTCGGAGCTTCCCGAGCCTCTACGTTCGATGCTAAAGGACAAGTCTAGAGCTATACATGTTGTTGTCGAAGGTCTGGAGCCTGGAGGAGTAGTGCCAGTCGAGTATACATGCGATGCTAGGCATTACACTGAGCCGAGGATATCGTGGAGCCCGTATGAGCCCGCGAAAGCCTACATGGTGATAGTTGTTGATCCAGATGCGCCGTCCGGTCTGTTTATCCACCTTCTAGTATACGACGGGAGCGCTACAAGATGGCCTGCGCCGGGCTACAAGGTAGGGATTAACAGTGCTAACGAGCCCGCGTGGTACCCTGTTTGCCCGCCCAAGGGTCACGGCACACATCACTACTACTTTATCGTGATTGCCTTGTCGGAGCCTTTGGGTCTACCCACCGGCGCGGACTTCAACAAGGTGCTTGCAGCAGCCAACGACAAGATATTGGCATACGGGTATGTTGTTGGCGTGTACGAGAGGCGCTAG
- a CDS encoding NAD(P)/FAD-dependent oxidoreductase: MREYDVAIIGAGPAGLFAALTIAEGSKGKARIAVFDIGGPVEHRRCPLTNSKIGKCTYCRPCHVLHGVGGAGTLSSGIINLRPDIGGDLDKLLGSWEEAASLIKLVDAVFLRFGAPRERLFKPDPDRAAELERKAARAGAKFIPAVQRHMGSDNTPRVIKAMQDYLAAKGVRFILYTEVETLHKTNGGFLLETSRGQFRAQYVILAPGRSGAEWFAREARRIGVEVEPGPLDVGVRVEVPYTVYEPLTSVVMDPKIIIYTKTYDDRVRTFCTNPRGFVVKEVYPDGTVGVNGETYAARKSMNTNFAFLVTIRLTDPMEDTIEYGKSIARMATRLGGGRPLIQRLGDLEAGRRSTWQRIERSIVEPTLRDVTPGDIGMALPYRVVLDIIEGLHKLDDIAPGVAHPHTLIYAPEIKFYSVRAVTTNKYLETTVDGLFAAGDGTGLSRGINVAAATGILAGRGVLAKMGFEPENAPHDGGLLEQLDYEIM; encoded by the coding sequence ATGAGAGAGTATGATGTTGCGATCATTGGCGCTGGGCCTGCAGGGCTATTTGCCGCTTTAACCATAGCGGAGGGTAGTAAGGGCAAAGCGAGGATAGCGGTGTTCGACATAGGCGGACCTGTAGAGCATCGCAGGTGCCCCCTCACCAACTCGAAGATCGGTAAGTGCACCTACTGTAGACCATGCCACGTGTTACACGGTGTTGGTGGCGCTGGAACGCTGTCAAGTGGTATCATAAACCTTAGGCCTGATATCGGCGGAGACCTGGACAAGTTACTTGGAAGCTGGGAGGAGGCAGCTAGCCTGATCAAGCTGGTTGACGCGGTATTCCTTCGTTTCGGTGCGCCCCGGGAAAGGCTCTTCAAGCCGGATCCGGATAGGGCGGCTGAGCTGGAGAGAAAGGCTGCAAGAGCTGGTGCCAAGTTCATACCGGCTGTTCAGAGGCACATGGGTAGCGATAACACCCCGAGAGTAATCAAGGCAATGCAAGATTACCTGGCGGCTAAGGGTGTACGCTTCATACTCTACACCGAGGTGGAGACGCTTCACAAGACGAATGGCGGCTTCCTATTAGAGACTAGTCGGGGCCAGTTTAGGGCGCAGTACGTGATACTCGCACCTGGAAGGAGCGGTGCCGAGTGGTTCGCCAGAGAGGCTAGGAGGATAGGTGTGGAGGTGGAGCCGGGCCCGCTTGACGTGGGTGTGCGAGTGGAGGTGCCCTACACGGTCTACGAGCCATTGACTAGCGTAGTCATGGACCCAAAGATAATAATCTATACGAAGACCTATGACGATAGAGTGAGGACCTTCTGTACCAACCCCAGGGGCTTCGTCGTAAAAGAAGTCTATCCGGATGGCACTGTAGGCGTTAACGGAGAGACATACGCAGCGCGTAAGAGCATGAACACGAACTTTGCCTTCCTGGTCACGATAAGGTTGACCGACCCCATGGAAGATACCATAGAGTATGGCAAGAGTATAGCCAGGATGGCAACGAGGCTTGGTGGCGGAAGGCCCCTAATACAGAGGCTAGGCGACTTAGAGGCTGGCAGGAGAAGCACCTGGCAAAGGATAGAGAGGAGTATAGTGGAACCAACGCTGCGCGACGTTACACCCGGCGACATAGGAATGGCCCTACCATACCGTGTGGTGCTTGACATTATAGAGGGTCTTCACAAACTAGACGATATAGCTCCTGGTGTGGCGCATCCACACACGCTGATCTATGCGCCGGAGATCAAGTTCTACTCTGTGCGTGCTGTGACAACGAACAAGTATCTCGAGACTACTGTCGATGGGCTATTCGCTGCTGGTGACGGTACGGGGCTTAGCAGAGGTATCAACGTTGCAGCGGCTACCGGCATACTGGCAGGGCGGGGCGTGCTAGCGAAAATGGGATTCGAGCCTGAGAATGCACCCCACGATGGTGGTCTACTCGAGCAACTCGACTACGAGATAATGTAG
- a CDS encoding adenylosuccinate synthetase yields MPLTVVVGGFFGDEGKGKIVGYLALADRVAAAVRTGATNAGHTVVHDGNVYKLRALPSAIVNPHTRLYIARGALVHYRVLLEEVEKYNARGRVVVDAGTGIITDEHVERERRDEHLAKRIGSTLTGVGAAMVDRVLRKLALARDIPELRELTGDVQELVWSHLDKGDSVVVEATQGYWLSLYHGTYPYVTSRDTTASAALSEIGLGPRDVDDVIVVFKAFVTRVGEGPLPGEIPPEEAEKLGWVEYGTVTGRRRRVAPFNIQLAKKAVRANTATGIAITKVDVVFPEAKGVREWEKLPKEAKKWIEELEAELGVPVLFVGTGEEVVDTIDRRREVARR; encoded by the coding sequence GTGCCGCTAACGGTTGTCGTGGGCGGCTTCTTCGGTGACGAGGGTAAGGGGAAGATAGTTGGCTACTTGGCGCTTGCCGATCGTGTAGCTGCGGCGGTTCGCACGGGGGCTACTAACGCGGGTCACACGGTTGTACACGACGGTAATGTGTATAAGTTAAGGGCGTTGCCCTCGGCCATTGTAAACCCTCATACACGTCTTTACATAGCGAGAGGGGCTCTGGTACACTACCGTGTGCTTCTCGAGGAAGTTGAGAAGTATAACGCTCGTGGTAGGGTAGTTGTCGATGCAGGTACTGGAATAATTACCGATGAGCATGTCGAGAGAGAGCGGAGGGACGAGCACCTCGCTAAGAGGATAGGTTCAACGCTCACGGGTGTCGGTGCCGCTATGGTAGACCGTGTACTTCGAAAACTTGCACTAGCCCGTGATATACCCGAGCTAAGAGAGCTGACGGGTGATGTCCAGGAGCTTGTCTGGAGCCATCTAGATAAGGGCGATAGTGTGGTTGTTGAGGCTACGCAAGGATACTGGCTGAGTCTTTACCACGGCACATATCCTTACGTGACTAGCCGCGATACGACGGCCTCGGCGGCGCTGAGCGAGATAGGCTTGGGACCGCGCGACGTTGATGATGTAATCGTTGTGTTCAAGGCTTTTGTCACACGCGTTGGTGAAGGACCACTTCCCGGTGAGATTCCTCCAGAGGAGGCCGAGAAGCTTGGCTGGGTAGAGTATGGTACCGTGACGGGCCGCAGGCGTCGCGTGGCACCCTTCAATATCCAGCTGGCTAAAAAGGCTGTTAGGGCTAACACGGCGACAGGTATAGCGATCACTAAGGTTGACGTGGTATTCCCCGAGGCTAAGGGCGTTAGGGAGTGGGAGAAGCTCCCGAAAGAAGCTAAGAAGTGGATAGAGGAGCTTGAGGCAGAGCTAGGCGTGCCCGTGCTTTTCGTCGGTACAGGTGAGGAGGTCGTCGACACTATTGATAGGAGGAGGGAGGTGGCCCGCCGATGA